A region from the Malus domestica chromosome 07, GDT2T_hap1 genome encodes:
- the LOC103439267 gene encoding phosphomannomutase-like isoform X1 has translation MAVRRPGVIALFDVDDTLTAPRKVVTPEMSECMRELRKVVTVGIVGGSDLTKITEQLGKTVIDDYDYVFTENGLVAHKDRTLIGTQSLKTYLGEDKLKEFINFTLHYIADLDIPIKRGTFIEFRSGMLNVSPIGRNCSQEERDEFERYNKVQNIRPKMVSVLREKFGHLNLTFSIGGQISFDVFPQGWDKTYCLRYLDDFQEIHFFGDKTYKGGNDHEIYESERTVGHTVTNPEDTIKQCTALFLNP, from the exons ATGGCTGTTAGGAGGCCTGGTGTGATTGCCTTGTTTGATGTTGATGATACTCTCACAGCTCCAAGAAAG GTTGTTACTCCAGAAATGTCGGAGTGTATGAGAGAACTTAGGAAG GTTGTTACAGTAGGCATTGTGGGAGGATCTGACCTTACAAAGATAACGGAGCAGCTTGGCAAAACAG TTATTGATGACTATGATTATGTATTTACTGAGAATGGTCTTGTTGCTCACAAAGATAGGACGCTGATTGGCACCCAG AGCTTGAAGACATATCTTGGAGAAGACAAACTCAAG GAATTTATCAATTTTACGCTTCATTATATCGCAGACTTGGACATACCGATAAAGAG GGGTACATTTATAGAGTTCCGGAGTGGGATGCTTAATGTATCACCAATTGGGCGAAACTGTAGCCAAGAAGAAAGGGATGAATTTGAAAGATATAACAAG GTTCAGAACATACGCCCAAAAATGGTTTCTGTCCTCCGTGAAAAGTTTGGTCACCTTAACTTGACGTTTTCCATAGGAGGGCAGATAAGCTTTGAT GTTTTCCCGCAAGGTTGGGACAAGACATACTGCTTGAGATACCTAGATGATTTTCAAGAAATCCATTTCTTTGGTGACAAAACTTACAAG GGAGGAAATGACCATGAAATCTATGAATCTGAAAGAACCGTAGGTCATACAG TTACGAACCCTGAAGATACAATCAAGCAGTGCACTGCTCTCTTCCTGAACCCTTGA
- the LOC103439267 gene encoding phosphomannomutase-like isoform X2, which produces MAVRRPGVIALFDVDDTLTAPRKVVTPEMSECMRELRKVVTVGIVGGSDLTKITEQLGKTVIDDYDYVFTENGLVAHKDRTLIGTQEFINFTLHYIADLDIPIKRGTFIEFRSGMLNVSPIGRNCSQEERDEFERYNKVQNIRPKMVSVLREKFGHLNLTFSIGGQISFDVFPQGWDKTYCLRYLDDFQEIHFFGDKTYKGGNDHEIYESERTVGHTVTNPEDTIKQCTALFLNP; this is translated from the exons ATGGCTGTTAGGAGGCCTGGTGTGATTGCCTTGTTTGATGTTGATGATACTCTCACAGCTCCAAGAAAG GTTGTTACTCCAGAAATGTCGGAGTGTATGAGAGAACTTAGGAAG GTTGTTACAGTAGGCATTGTGGGAGGATCTGACCTTACAAAGATAACGGAGCAGCTTGGCAAAACAG TTATTGATGACTATGATTATGTATTTACTGAGAATGGTCTTGTTGCTCACAAAGATAGGACGCTGATTGGCACCCAG GAATTTATCAATTTTACGCTTCATTATATCGCAGACTTGGACATACCGATAAAGAG GGGTACATTTATAGAGTTCCGGAGTGGGATGCTTAATGTATCACCAATTGGGCGAAACTGTAGCCAAGAAGAAAGGGATGAATTTGAAAGATATAACAAG GTTCAGAACATACGCCCAAAAATGGTTTCTGTCCTCCGTGAAAAGTTTGGTCACCTTAACTTGACGTTTTCCATAGGAGGGCAGATAAGCTTTGAT GTTTTCCCGCAAGGTTGGGACAAGACATACTGCTTGAGATACCTAGATGATTTTCAAGAAATCCATTTCTTTGGTGACAAAACTTACAAG GGAGGAAATGACCATGAAATCTATGAATCTGAAAGAACCGTAGGTCATACAG TTACGAACCCTGAAGATACAATCAAGCAGTGCACTGCTCTCTTCCTGAACCCTTGA